One Dioscorea cayenensis subsp. rotundata cultivar TDr96_F1 chromosome 17, TDr96_F1_v2_PseudoChromosome.rev07_lg8_w22 25.fasta, whole genome shotgun sequence DNA window includes the following coding sequences:
- the LOC120280988 gene encoding probable LRR receptor-like serine/threonine-protein kinase At5g45780 isoform X1: MDASAPLLLLLFLLLWMMMMLHLALSSDPPLSPKGLNYEVAALMAVKSWLRDEKGVMDGWDINSVDPCTWLMVCCSSDGFVISLEMANNGLSGSLSPSVGNLSHLQALLLQNNKITGPIPAEIGKLAQLKTLQLSNNQFVGQIPKNLGLLPLLDYLRLDRNNLSGQIPKSVADLAGLTYLDLSFNNLSGPFTKILAKDYSLAGNKFLCNSSILHGCTDVPLPTNETILPGKGSNHHLTIAICSSVGCVLVIFVLLLFYWLQRCRWHFSFCSDVEDHVFDIGHLKQFSFREIQIATDYFNSKNILGHGGFGVVYKGYLKNGTVVAVKRLKDPNFTGQVQFQTEVEMIGLALHRNLLRLYGFCMTQNERLLIYPYMSNGSVADRLRDKHHGKPSLDWSKRMQIALGAARGLLYLHEQCKPKIIHRDVKAANILLDESFEAVVGDFGLAKLLDLRDSHVSTAVRGTIGHIAPEYLSTGQSSEKTDVFGFGILLFELITGQKTISSGNGQVQKGMILDWVRTLREEKRLHMMADRDLKGSFDASELENAVSIILSCTQPNPAFRPKMSDVVKALEAGSRITEYQEESPGVAFCRRSCSFSGSYDDANEATSFIMEPMELSGPR, translated from the exons ATGGACGCCTCAGCTccgctcctcctcctcctcttcctcctcctgtggatgatgatgatgctgcaTCTCGCGCTCTCTTCCGATCCCCCGCTTTCCCCCAAGGGCCTCAACTACGAAG TGGCGGCGTTGATGGCGGTGAAGAGCTGGTTGAGGGACGAGAAAGGGGTAATGGATGGCTGGGATATCAATTCCGTTGACCCTTGCACTTGGCTCATGGTTTGCTGCTCCAGTGATGGCTTCGTCATTTCCCT GGAAATGGCGAATAATGGCTTGTCTGGCTCTCTGTCTCCGAGTGTTGGCAACTTGAGTCATCTTCAGGCTTT GTTAttgcaaaacaacaaaataacagGCCCTATTCCTGCGGAGATTGGGAAGTTGGCCCAGCTAAAGACTCTTCAGCTCTCTAATAATCAGTTCGTTGGTCAAATTCCAAAAAATCTGGGACTTCTGCCTTTGCTTGATTACTT gcGTCTTGACAGGAATAATTTATCTGGTCAGATCCCCAAGTCTGTAGCTGATCTTGCAGGACTGACATACTT GGATTTATCGTTCAACAATCTCAGTGGCCCATTTACAAAAATTCTTGCAAAGGATTATAG TCTTGCAGGAAACAAATTTCTTTGCAATTCATCAATCTTACATGGTTGCACTGATGTTCCACTCCCAACAAATG AAACTATTTTACCGGGAAAAGGCAGCAATCATCATTTAACAATTGCTATATGCTCAAGTGTTGGTTGTGTCCTTGTTATTTTTGTGCTGCTGTTGTTCTATTGGCTACAACGCTGCAGATGGCATTTCTCTTTTTGTTCTGATG TTGAAGATCATGTATTTGACATTGGTCACTTGAAGCAATTTTCATTCAGGGAGATACAAATTGCAACAGATTACTTCAATTCCAAAAACATTCTAGGTCATGGTGGATTCGGAGTGGTCTACAAAGGATACCTAAAAAATGGGACTGTAGTAGCAGTGAAAAGGTTGAAAGATCCAAACTTTACAGGACAAGTTCAGTTCCAAACTGAAGTTGAGATGATTGGCTTAGCTTTGCATAGAAATCTTTTGCGTTTATATGGGTTTTGCATGACGCAAAATGAGAGGCTGCTTATTTATCCATATATGTCCAATGGAAGCGTCGCTGATCGTCTAAGAG ATAAGCATCATGGGAAACCTTCCTTGGATTGGAGCAAACGAATGCAGATTGCTCTTGGGGCTGCTCGGGGACTTCTATATTTGCATGAGCAGTGTAAGCCAAAGATTATTCACCGGGATGTTAAAGCTGCTAACATTTTGCTTGATGAAAGCTTTGAAGCTGTAGTTGGAGATTTCGGGTTGGCCAAACTTCTGGACCTGAGGGATTCACATGTCTCAACTGCTGTTCGAGGTACCATAGGACACATTGCACCTGAATATCTATCCACTGGACAGTCCTCAGAGAAAACAGATGTGTTTGGTTTTGGTATTCTGCTCTTCGAACTGATAACAGGTCAAAAAACAATTAGTTCTGGAAATGGTCAAGTCCAGAAGGGAATGATCCTTGATTGG GTTAGGACTTTGCGTGAGGAGAAGCGACTCCACATGATGGCTGATAGAGACCTGAAGGGTTCTTTCGACGCCAGTGAACTAGAGAATGCTGTTAGCATCATTCTATCATGCACTCAACCAAATCCCGCCTTCCGGCCAAAGATGTCTGATGTAGTGAAGGCTCTTGAAGCTGGGTCCAGAATAACCGAATACCAGGAAGAATCACCAGGGGTGGCTTTCTGCAGAAGGTCTTGCAGTTTCTCTGGAAGTTATGATGATGCCAATGAAGCTACTTCTTTTATCATGGAACCCATGGAACTCTCTGGCCCCAGATGA
- the LOC120280988 gene encoding probable LRR receptor-like serine/threonine-protein kinase At5g45780 isoform X2: MDASAPLLLLLFLLLWMMMMLHLALSSDPPLSPKGLNYEVAALMAVKSWLRDEKGVMDGWDINSVDPCTWLMVCCSSDGFVISLEMANNGLSGSLSPSVGNLSHLQALLLQNNKITGPIPAEIGKLAQLKTLQLSNNQFVGQIPKNLGLLPLLDYLRLDRNNLSGQIPKSVADLAGLTYFGPFTKILAKDYSLAGNKFLCNSSILHGCTDVPLPTNETILPGKGSNHHLTIAICSSVGCVLVIFVLLLFYWLQRCRWHFSFCSDVEDHVFDIGHLKQFSFREIQIATDYFNSKNILGHGGFGVVYKGYLKNGTVVAVKRLKDPNFTGQVQFQTEVEMIGLALHRNLLRLYGFCMTQNERLLIYPYMSNGSVADRLRDKHHGKPSLDWSKRMQIALGAARGLLYLHEQCKPKIIHRDVKAANILLDESFEAVVGDFGLAKLLDLRDSHVSTAVRGTIGHIAPEYLSTGQSSEKTDVFGFGILLFELITGQKTISSGNGQVQKGMILDWVRTLREEKRLHMMADRDLKGSFDASELENAVSIILSCTQPNPAFRPKMSDVVKALEAGSRITEYQEESPGVAFCRRSCSFSGSYDDANEATSFIMEPMELSGPR; this comes from the exons ATGGACGCCTCAGCTccgctcctcctcctcctcttcctcctcctgtggatgatgatgatgctgcaTCTCGCGCTCTCTTCCGATCCCCCGCTTTCCCCCAAGGGCCTCAACTACGAAG TGGCGGCGTTGATGGCGGTGAAGAGCTGGTTGAGGGACGAGAAAGGGGTAATGGATGGCTGGGATATCAATTCCGTTGACCCTTGCACTTGGCTCATGGTTTGCTGCTCCAGTGATGGCTTCGTCATTTCCCT GGAAATGGCGAATAATGGCTTGTCTGGCTCTCTGTCTCCGAGTGTTGGCAACTTGAGTCATCTTCAGGCTTT GTTAttgcaaaacaacaaaataacagGCCCTATTCCTGCGGAGATTGGGAAGTTGGCCCAGCTAAAGACTCTTCAGCTCTCTAATAATCAGTTCGTTGGTCAAATTCCAAAAAATCTGGGACTTCTGCCTTTGCTTGATTACTT gcGTCTTGACAGGAATAATTTATCTGGTCAGATCCCCAAGTCTGTAGCTGATCTTGCAGGACTGACATACTT TGGCCCATTTACAAAAATTCTTGCAAAGGATTATAG TCTTGCAGGAAACAAATTTCTTTGCAATTCATCAATCTTACATGGTTGCACTGATGTTCCACTCCCAACAAATG AAACTATTTTACCGGGAAAAGGCAGCAATCATCATTTAACAATTGCTATATGCTCAAGTGTTGGTTGTGTCCTTGTTATTTTTGTGCTGCTGTTGTTCTATTGGCTACAACGCTGCAGATGGCATTTCTCTTTTTGTTCTGATG TTGAAGATCATGTATTTGACATTGGTCACTTGAAGCAATTTTCATTCAGGGAGATACAAATTGCAACAGATTACTTCAATTCCAAAAACATTCTAGGTCATGGTGGATTCGGAGTGGTCTACAAAGGATACCTAAAAAATGGGACTGTAGTAGCAGTGAAAAGGTTGAAAGATCCAAACTTTACAGGACAAGTTCAGTTCCAAACTGAAGTTGAGATGATTGGCTTAGCTTTGCATAGAAATCTTTTGCGTTTATATGGGTTTTGCATGACGCAAAATGAGAGGCTGCTTATTTATCCATATATGTCCAATGGAAGCGTCGCTGATCGTCTAAGAG ATAAGCATCATGGGAAACCTTCCTTGGATTGGAGCAAACGAATGCAGATTGCTCTTGGGGCTGCTCGGGGACTTCTATATTTGCATGAGCAGTGTAAGCCAAAGATTATTCACCGGGATGTTAAAGCTGCTAACATTTTGCTTGATGAAAGCTTTGAAGCTGTAGTTGGAGATTTCGGGTTGGCCAAACTTCTGGACCTGAGGGATTCACATGTCTCAACTGCTGTTCGAGGTACCATAGGACACATTGCACCTGAATATCTATCCACTGGACAGTCCTCAGAGAAAACAGATGTGTTTGGTTTTGGTATTCTGCTCTTCGAACTGATAACAGGTCAAAAAACAATTAGTTCTGGAAATGGTCAAGTCCAGAAGGGAATGATCCTTGATTGG GTTAGGACTTTGCGTGAGGAGAAGCGACTCCACATGATGGCTGATAGAGACCTGAAGGGTTCTTTCGACGCCAGTGAACTAGAGAATGCTGTTAGCATCATTCTATCATGCACTCAACCAAATCCCGCCTTCCGGCCAAAGATGTCTGATGTAGTGAAGGCTCTTGAAGCTGGGTCCAGAATAACCGAATACCAGGAAGAATCACCAGGGGTGGCTTTCTGCAGAAGGTCTTGCAGTTTCTCTGGAAGTTATGATGATGCCAATGAAGCTACTTCTTTTATCATGGAACCCATGGAACTCTCTGGCCCCAGATGA